Proteins from one Mesotoga infera genomic window:
- a CDS encoding sugar ABC transporter ATP-binding protein, producing MDDFILKMEGISKSFPGVKALDSVSFDLKRGEILALIGENGAGKSTLMKILSGVYRQNEGKIILEGNEVRFESPSDAIAHGIAVIYQELNLSEDLTVAENIYLGRESSSWWNLNRRKLRRRAEDLLRSLNFPVPAGTTVKKLNVSEKQLVEIARALASDAKIIVMDEPTATITEHETAILFRLMRELREKGVSIVFISHRLEEVFEIADRVTILRDGSFISSGPTESYTGDRLIKDMVGRRIDDMFPKENLVTEEPVFMVDGLSASGHFENVSFEVKRGEIFGIAGLVGSGKGAVALAIYGGLKASANRAELSKRPYPIPIRPDRALARGVILIPEDRKTQGLVTPLSITKNVVLPNTELVSKLGSISWRASKRLAEAMIKRLTIKTPSPDQRVNNLSGGNQQKVVLAKGLIKSPELVIFVEPTRGIDVGAKVEVYRLMNELANQGKGIIMISSELPEVTSMSDRVLVMHRGRQAAIFERKDINQQNIISAAMGGQR from the coding sequence ATGGATGATTTCATTCTCAAGATGGAGGGTATCTCCAAGAGCTTTCCCGGTGTAAAGGCGCTGGATAGCGTCAGTTTCGATCTGAAGAGGGGCGAGATTCTTGCTCTGATAGGCGAAAACGGTGCCGGCAAATCAACTCTCATGAAGATTCTGAGTGGTGTTTACAGACAGAATGAAGGGAAGATAATTCTCGAGGGCAATGAAGTTCGCTTTGAGAGTCCTTCAGATGCCATAGCGCATGGAATAGCAGTAATATATCAGGAGTTGAATCTCAGCGAGGATCTAACTGTTGCAGAGAACATATATCTGGGAAGAGAGAGTAGCTCCTGGTGGAATCTTAATCGCAGGAAACTCAGAAGAAGGGCGGAGGATCTTCTGAGATCACTCAACTTTCCAGTGCCTGCGGGCACGACAGTTAAGAAACTCAATGTTTCCGAAAAACAGCTTGTCGAGATCGCCAGAGCCTTGGCTTCCGATGCAAAGATAATCGTTATGGATGAACCTACTGCAACAATAACAGAGCATGAAACAGCGATACTTTTCAGACTTATGAGAGAGCTCAGAGAGAAGGGCGTTTCGATAGTCTTTATTTCTCACAGACTTGAAGAGGTCTTCGAAATAGCCGACAGGGTTACGATATTGAGAGATGGATCGTTCATATCTTCCGGTCCTACGGAAAGCTATACTGGCGATCGTTTGATAAAGGATATGGTAGGAAGAAGAATCGACGATATGTTCCCAAAAGAGAATCTTGTGACCGAAGAACCCGTTTTCATGGTTGATGGGCTTTCGGCATCTGGACATTTCGAAAATGTCTCTTTCGAAGTGAAAAGAGGCGAAATCTTCGGAATAGCGGGGCTTGTGGGTTCAGGTAAGGGGGCAGTTGCCCTTGCCATATACGGTGGCTTAAAGGCTAGTGCAAACAGGGCCGAGTTATCCAAAAGACCATATCCTATTCCCATAAGGCCGGACAGAGCACTGGCAAGAGGAGTTATTCTCATACCCGAAGATCGCAAGACACAGGGATTAGTAACGCCTTTGAGTATAACAAAAAACGTTGTGCTGCCAAATACGGAACTTGTAAGTAAGCTAGGTAGCATTAGCTGGAGAGCGAGTAAGAGACTTGCTGAAGCGATGATAAAGAGACTGACTATAAAGACACCTTCTCCAGATCAGAGGGTTAATAACCTTTCTGGAGGGAATCAACAGAAGGTAGTTCTGGCAAAGGGACTCATTAAATCTCCTGAACTCGTAATCTTCGTTGAACCAACCAGGGGAATCGATGTTGGAGCAAAGGTTGAGGTTTACCGCTTGATGAATGAACTGGCGAATCAGGGTAAGGGAATCATCATGATATCTTCTGAGCTGCCAGAAGTAACCAGTATGAGCGACAGAGTGCTCGTAATGCACCGGGGTCGACAGGCAGCCATATTCGAAAGGAAGGATATTAATCAGCAGAACATCATTTCTGCGGCAATGGGAGGGCAAAGATGA
- a CDS encoding LacI family transcriptional regulator produces the protein MKSKISIREVAAKAGVSTATVSRVLNKSLYVSPELEEKVNRASQELGYVPNRLARSLRIGSSGMIGFLIPDIVNPFFSQIVKGAEDYLRVKGYFIFLVSSSGDPLKEEELLKALYSRNIEGIGAILLGELPESIKAISSHLPIVIIDNYQDWEGVSYVFSDNYDGMRKMMDYLIGAGNKSFAFLSGPVNTFSSRERLRAFEDAISEEISDCEIHFGDYTFESGREMLRRLKRIPNAIVCGNDMIAFGAMMELAEMKYDVPKTVSVTGFDDILFSRMTNPRLTTVRQDGYAMGKAAGEMLLRKISGQKTNSKVLLKTSLQIRESSNG, from the coding sequence ATGAAGAGTAAGATAAGCATACGTGAAGTAGCGGCGAAGGCGGGAGTTTCGACGGCCACAGTCTCCAGAGTTCTCAACAAAAGTCTGTATGTAAGCCCTGAACTTGAAGAGAAAGTCAATAGGGCCTCTCAGGAGCTTGGGTATGTCCCCAACAGACTTGCCAGAAGTCTCAGGATCGGTAGTAGCGGCATGATAGGCTTCCTTATCCCCGATATTGTGAATCCCTTCTTCTCCCAAATAGTAAAGGGAGCCGAAGATTATCTGCGCGTGAAGGGGTATTTCATTTTTCTTGTCAGTTCATCAGGTGATCCTCTAAAGGAGGAAGAACTTCTAAAGGCACTGTATTCAAGGAATATCGAGGGAATTGGCGCAATACTCCTCGGAGAGCTTCCCGAGTCTATTAAGGCCATTTCATCTCACCTACCGATCGTGATTATCGATAACTATCAAGATTGGGAAGGGGTCTCTTATGTCTTTTCAGACAATTACGACGGAATGAGAAAGATGATGGATTATCTTATCGGAGCTGGTAACAAAAGCTTCGCTTTTTTAAGTGGTCCCGTAAATACCTTCTCCTCCAGAGAGAGGTTGAGGGCATTTGAAGATGCTATCTCAGAAGAAATTAGTGATTGCGAGATACATTTTGGAGACTATACCTTTGAGAGTGGTAGAGAGATGTTGAGAAGACTCAAGAGAATACCCAATGCCATAGTATGCGGCAACGATATGATAGCATTCGGAGCGATGATGGAGTTAGCTGAAATGAAATATGATGTGCCTAAAACCGTTTCGGTTACTGGATTTGATGACATACTCTTCTCAAGGATGACCAACCCAAGGTTGACAACCGTTCGGCAGGATGGATACGCTATGGGTAAGGCGGCCGGTGAGATGCTTCTGAGAAAGATCAGCGGTCAAAAAACTAACAGCAAGGTTCTTCTGAAGACCTCGCTTCAAATCAGGGAGAGTAGCAATGGATGA
- a CDS encoding membrane-binding protein has translation MKKVLMISLLVAFALVAFAQSEFMIPMSASDFNLRGPVKTVKIVYPEDEFYMEENFVFPYEILSFDRSGRLLSQISSDKEGNEISAILFNYDASGMLASITGRENGVEESVEQITIENGRIVSIIVEDGEGESTIIMEYDEFGRLVAQKMSGISEGEEIEMTISMAYDERGNLVEEGFGMMGMDLSRTFYEYNEKNQRIRESEFMYMFAMPGEDVEPIVSTLEYNEMGDVSIKISDSYWGDEKEAVVYEYEYDSMGNYISMVAYYVMNIADLETDGWKEMAMIEQEETREIEYY, from the coding sequence ATGAAAAAAGTGTTAATGATTTCTTTGCTCGTCGCATTCGCTCTAGTTGCCTTTGCACAATCGGAATTCATGATCCCAATGAGTGCGAGCGACTTCAATCTGCGAGGACCGGTCAAGACAGTTAAGATAGTTTATCCAGAAGACGAGTTCTACATGGAAGAGAATTTTGTGTTTCCGTACGAGATACTCTCTTTCGATAGATCGGGTAGACTTCTATCACAGATTTCTTCTGACAAAGAAGGGAACGAAATCAGTGCGATTCTGTTCAACTATGACGCAAGCGGAATGCTAGCTTCTATTACCGGAAGAGAAAATGGAGTTGAAGAATCAGTTGAGCAAATAACCATCGAGAATGGGAGGATAGTGTCAATCATTGTAGAAGATGGAGAGGGAGAATCCACCATCATAATGGAATACGACGAGTTTGGCAGGTTAGTCGCTCAGAAGATGTCTGGAATCAGCGAGGGCGAGGAAATCGAAATGACGATATCGATGGCTTACGATGAGAGAGGCAATCTTGTCGAAGAGGGATTTGGCATGATGGGAATGGATCTCAGCAGAACCTTCTACGAATACAATGAGAAGAATCAGAGGATAAGAGAATCGGAGTTCATGTACATGTTTGCGATGCCCGGAGAAGACGTAGAACCAATCGTGTCTACTCTTGAATACAACGAAATGGGCGACGTATCGATTAAGATCTCCGATAGCTACTGGGGAGATGAGAAGGAAGCGGTCGTGTACGAGTATGAATATGACTCAATGGGCAACTACATCTCTATGGTAGCCTACTATGTCATGAACATTGCCGACCTTGAGACAGATGGTTGGAAAGAGATGGCGATGATAGAGCAGGAAGAGACAAGAGAGATTGAGTATTACTGA